The Salvelinus sp. IW2-2015 linkage group LG15, ASM291031v2, whole genome shotgun sequence genome includes a region encoding these proteins:
- the LOC111974806 gene encoding lysM and putative peptidoglycan-binding domain-containing protein 3 — MTGRSPHYGFQSATTVQPANGGHAYLFGNSSENDLSEEDGESYELRSRGRDRLRRSTSREKLDDIVHLVRDIKEGDTLNSFSLQYHCSVADIKRANNLLTEQDFFALRSIKIPVKRFSVLTETHSIAPLKSASPTGLRFPQPPISTEISTDSSSSTDSVGSFLQEKDKDIELLVKSTGTSRSSLNEVVSSLTLQQPLLLGEPDFKPVFRKDPYHGADWGMRWWTAVAIMVVVVIVTPVFYLLYYEVLMKADVSHHTTTPSTNPKGMQHAQIPEPVEINGKPNSGPQAGNIPKPNSQRHNEVDDHPGPKKEKT; from the exons ATGACTGGGAGAAGCCCGCACTATGGTTTCCAGTCGGCCACGACGGTGCAGCCTGCCAATGGAGGACACGCCTACCTATTTGGGAACAGCTCTGAGAACGATCTCtcggaggaggatggtgagagcTATGAGCTGCGCTCCCGAGGCCGGGACAGACTGCGCAGGAGCACCTCCAGGGAGAAGTTGGACGACATTGTCCACCTGGTCCGAGACATCAAAGAAGGGGACACTCTGAATAGCTTCTCGCTGCAGTACCACTGCTCA GTGGCGGACATCAAGAGGGCCAACAACCTGTTGACAGAGCAGGACTTCTTTGCGCTGAGATCCATCAagatccctgtgaaacgcttcaGCGTGCTGACAGAGACCCACAGCATTGCGCCTCTCAAATCTGCCTCCCCCACAGGCCTCCGTTTCCCCCAGCCCCCTATCTCCACGGAGATCTCCACAGACTCCTCCTCATCCACAGACAGTGTGGGCAGCTTCCTGCAGGAGAAGGACAAGGACATCGAGCTGCTAGTCAAGTCCACCGGCACCTCCAGAAGCAGCCTGAACGAggtggtctcctccctgaccctCCAGCAGCCCTTACTACTGGGGGAGCCTGACTTCAAGCCTGTCTTCAGGAAGGACCCCTACCATGGGGCGGACTGGGGCATGAGGTGGTGGACGGCGGTGGCCATCATGGTGGTGGTTGTCATCGTCACACCAGTGTTCTACCTGCTGTATTATGAGGTGCTGATGAAGGCGGACGTTAGCCACCACACCACCACGCCGTCGACCAATCCTAAGGGTATGCAGCATGCCCAGATTCCTGAGCCTGTGGAAATCAATGGAAAGCCcaactcaggacctcaggctggaaACATACCTAAACCAAACTCACAGAGACACAATGAGGTGGATGACCACCCAGGCCCTAAGAAAGAGAAAACGTAG